In Planococcus citri chromosome 4, ihPlaCitr1.1, whole genome shotgun sequence, the genomic window aaaagtgtaatgaaaagtaggaacttttcttttcaacttttcattgaaagaaaagtacttttcacttttcacttttcacactgcacatctctaagcatacgctaatttttaaaaattcccatcTTGAGATATTttcgaattgaagaaatttcctTGTAAAAATGTGATGTACCCCTGCAAAAATCACGATAGGCAACCAATACAACCGTGATCATAATAAAATCCAGTTTGATTCTTTAACGGACAAACAGCGCTATCTATCGAAATAAAACGGAAACTTTGAtcggtttttttgaaaatcgaggtttaaaattaaaaataatatggcATTTCGAAAactagatatgcgcgtggcgctatctatcCGAATATCTTGAAACTACATCCAAAAGAAGCGTTAGAAACGTGTTTTTCAATGTTCTCTCTGACGTAGTTCCGTAATATTCGGAAAGATAACGCCACGCGCACATCTGGTCTTCATTTCGCGAATttcgcgataatttttcaaacaaaacttgAAAGTGGTGTAGGGGAGCGAGAGTAATTATCAAATTCTCGAATTAATCTCAAATTGAGCGcgtattttttaataaacattattattgaaaaaccccacgtttcgaatgatttttacGCCTTGAGAGTAGGCAACTTGTTTGACACATTCGAAATCTATTCACATTTTCCTCCATTTTGAAGCCCTTTacaaacgttttaaaaaaattaaaagaagggGTAAACTGAGGTCACTGAGTTCGAATTTGAATTTACAGTTCATTTCAGccaagaaatttttgacaaaaattgacactaacgacaaattttgacaaaaattgacactaacgacaaattttgacaaaaattgacacaaatgacaaattttgacaaaaattgacacaaatgacaaattttgacaaaaaatgacacaaatgaggaattatgacaaaaaaatgacaaaaatgaaaatttgtgacAATGTGacaaaacattacaaaaaattacaatttacataaaaaatgataaaaacgaaaaattttgacaaaaaaaacaacatttttgacaaaaaatgacacaaatgacaaatgttgacaaaaaatgacacgaatgacaatttttgacaaaaaataacaccaattataatttttgacacCAATGACAATTTCTGACaccaatgacaatttttgacaaaaaacgacacaaatgacaatttttgacaagaaaattgCACGATAAATgacctttttgacaaaaattgacacaaatgacaaattattaccaaaaatgacaaaaatgaaaatttgtgatagaacattacaaaaatgacaattttcataaaaatgataaaaacgacaaattttgaccaaaaaaaccaacatttttgacaaaaaattacagaaatgacaaattttgacaaaaaatgactcaaaagtgacaatttttgacaaaaaatgactcaaatgacaaattttaacaaaaattgcaaaaacaacaattttgtgtcaaaatttacaaaaaaggacgaaaatgccaatttttgattaaaaaatgacgaaaacgaaattttatgacaaaacgttacaaaaacgacaatttttacaaaaaatgataggCATAGGGGTGTCATTAATTTGTGCATGAGTTcctatgtaattttgaaatgaaataaataaatttgaatttgaaatttgaatttgaatttctgcaTTAAAGCCAGCTTTACGTAAAAGAATCACATTCATTGCAAAACGCCAcgtttcgaatgatttttgcGCCTTGAGAATATGCAACTTCTTCAACACAGTCAAATTAATGtacgtttttctccattttaaaCCTCTCTGCTAATGCAAAACAAGTGTTTTTCCGGATACATCGGAAATGCGGAAtccaaatttataattttcatcggccagggatgccaacttaccggtttaaaaaataaacagacGTTAAAGTTAAGTATTCAATTACCCAATCGGAATTCTTGAAAAGTTCCACgttttgaatattcaatttttgcggCTTGAGAGTAGGCAACTCCTTTGACATTATTTTCTCAATAGTAAGCTTTCTACGAACACTCGAAAACTATTTCTGGAGTAGAGAGGAGCcacagatttcaaaaatttatacatatgtactttgtTGGAGTCAGTGATCCCAACAGTAAATGTTCATTTTAAAGTTCATCttcatggaaaatttcaacgagtAAGTTACGAActagaatgaaaatttaatattacgaatgtaagtaggtacatgggTTTAGGTACGTTGAGATATCGAAATCATATATTTAAGTTTTGCAATAAACATTGTATGTACTTAGATCTTGCTGTGACTGCAACATGTTTGATTTCAGTTCAgaatgtaggtaggtctaggtacatacgAGCAGTTTTGCCAATCACTTTTCTTTGATATGTAACTCAAGTTCATTCCTggctgaacaattttttgttgattgttATCTTCTAATATTGTTAATTGTGCGCAAATATCCATTTATTTGATATTTCTGAATGTTttatgattttctaaaaaatgaatcagcGAATTCACCCCAAGATAATGGGAGTTGATTAATGGTAATTATTAATATCAATTAGGTAATGGTCAACCTATACCTATTTCTTTTTCTATATTGGTACACGTGCGCATCGAAATCGACACATGAGACAAGCTCACTTCGTTCGTTTAGAATTTTCACATTGATTTTCCAATGATATTTTATAGATTCAGGATACCATCTTGTGATAGCATTATAATCAAAAGTAATGTTTCGTCCCACGTAAATAttctatatttaaaaaaatgctattaaACACGTTGATTGGAGTTCTGTTTGAATTGCGATTTTTACTTCAGTCATTAGTTCACGCaggtataagtaagtacatatattcgcattatacgtaagtaggtaggtatcaatacTTACTTTTCTAACTGGGCAACGAAATTTAGGTCTTAAGGCATCAGTCCAGTCAGACCAtaattgatttttccaattcaacATGGgacaaaaattatcgaaataccAGGTTTGAAAATCTTCACAATCGAATCCTTGATCGTTGCACCGATCAAAGTGCACTAATGCctgcaataaaaattaaaaaattgttgccgGTTGTagtgttatttttcaagttacTTGAGCATTAAGTAGATATGTATGTATGGACTAATTATGTGATTAGatattgatacttttttgatcTGCTTTGTTTCTTCGGTGACATTAAGAACAACGTTCATGAAAGATCGCGGATATATGTAGGAGATGGTGAGGttatcaaaattccattttaaccCAGTCATGTTGCAATTGCCCGCTCTCGTGATACGAACTTCGGATTGAAGACCCTGTGATTTATAAAATCAGAATAGGTGTTAAGTACCTATTATTGTACGAATGAAATGCTAatgttttttccccttctttgcaattaaaattattagTAGGTTTTAGGTATTGGTACTCACCGTTTGCTGGCAAATCACTGATATAATACTAATAATCGATATGAGAATGAAATAAACGATTAAACAATACATGATCAATAATATTGtaggaattcaatttttctaaatcttgGTCCGGTTGGGGTTGAGGTAGGCTGACATGTAACAGTGGCAATAGATAATCAAATCGTAGACATTACTTAGGCCTAATTATTAGTTAATGCGAATTTGACGTGAACATTAGCAAGTGATGAATTAACTGATAAATAATGACTCGAATTTAGCCTCATTTCCGGCATACATACATAGTATTGTTACCTACTTATAGTATAGTTACAGATTTTGTATGGTAGAAAGATGATGCAGAAGTATCCTTATCAAAACAGGAACACACGATtcgatcattttaaaaattgaaaagtaaaaattaaattccaaaaaatacttaGTAAATTTATgcttaaaaaataaactctcgagggcctttcattttttaaattaatttttatcaatcgtCACAGTCTAATTTATTAGAGAACGACGTAACAATCAATTGAATACAACAAGTCGTGTATTTAAAATCACCATGATATTCTTACCTACTCGatccaaataaattgaaaaatgtgcttatgtattttttaaacttcgttttattattttaaaaatttgaaatcgacatttttcaatctttcagTATACTTTTGGAGTCCTTTTTCGTTGATTTCTTCATAACTTTTCAATTGCGATTTTAACATTTCCAAGTATTCATtaattaatggaaatttttgttgatcAATTGGCACCATTATCTAgtaaaataaaagagaaaatttttaatttacagcGAATCGggtttataaaaattatgagatttgtgtaggtaggtatttctataTCCTTCagaaactcttcaaaaaagtaTGAATGTCTCAGGATTGCATCTttctatttttcgtttttttttttctttattattattattattatgatgTATTATTATATAAGTAAGTAGTAGATACTTACATTCATGGTTGTTAAGCTggtaatgaatgaaaaatcagcGAGGGTGATGCTATTTCCTACagcatatttattttttccggACAAAAACTTTTCAACGAAATTGTAACGACGTTCAAATGACGATGCAATTCCTTCAGTGACtgaagttaaattttttttgaagaaaattctgttctgtgaaaaaataaaaacataaagaCAGTATGAGTAGGTATACCCAAAACTACATAGTTCATGTGAGGACGTTTATGagcaaatcaaagaaaaaatttcaaactacaaaagtaaaataaaaaattcgcttccttattttgtaaaatttattatcaaaattaattttctttatgcaaaaaaaaaaaaaataagaaacttttttttggtgtttttaattactagattattacacccttcgTAAGGTTCGCTaagttatgttttttgattAAGGTGATGAGTTTTTCTATTTCGGAGGGGTTGTCAGGAATGAATTGGGAGTCTTGGTCTATTTGTAGAAATGATCGATCTTGGAGCAGATGGGGACAATAGAATAATAAGTGTTGAATAGAGAGGGGCTCAGATgagcaaaattggcatgagggctttggtgctttttggtaaaggtagttatgagtaattttggtgtgtccaattctcagTCGTGTGAGTATTGacttcttcaagtctgtttaagtgggagaggtttttccaaggatggattGGGCTAAAAAATTGCTTGTATCAGAATATTGAACTGGAATAATTAATCTGTCCTACATTGCGAGTGGATGATTTATtaggtatctatctatctatctatctattaACTATACTTACAACCATGTAGGGAATGGCTGGAAAGAGAACACCGCTATCAAAATGCAATCGTTGGTCTACCAAGGCACGTATTTTTGGATTCTTTGGATACAACGAATCATCTTTGGCGTATTGATTCACCAAATACGTATTAATTGCATGGCTGTAATAGTATACTATCAAAAAATACTATGAATACTCGTATTACTGTTAAAATATCtgaagaagtaggtacctaggtacacggtgctcagaaatatcgagtaccccaaagaaagtttttcattaaaaatataggttggcaacgtgaaatagatgcatatgattggtggaatgttatctctccagtccaacaaccaatcatgtgctatcattatcatcattcactGTGGCCAaccaaagtacctattttagtagaaaacttttttaggagtactcgatatttctgggcaccctgtacctgcATACCAACTTACCTATCCCATATGATTAATTAACCATCTTGAAGAGTCGGAATAGTGTGTTGAGGatttatcttaatttttttttttttcaaggaaaatacttgaaggaattaaaattttagtaagaaAGGTATCCTAACTGGCAGACAACATTTTTTAGtcaggaaaagaaaaaaattgaagcttgaaaaataaaagtataggtaggtacctagctacctcaaaatttatttacttttttgatttttgataatttttgaaaatttgatcgaaaaggTCACAAAGCCAGtatagtcaggtctcaattgcATATCCGCTCGCGATTCATgttaaaagcaattttatgattgattcttgttctacacactacacactagagcgaataaatttagcttgtatgcctatttttcccctcccccttttccgaaGGTCCACCctccaacatttgaaattcgtgtatctcctaatctatgggtcgtaataaaaaaattattgaacaaaaattgttccttgacatcagatctacaatttgagctcatcaaaatttgttttggagcaacccttccccctcaaatttcgtaaatacacctccagaaaacatcaattttacgtttttcacatttttaatgaaaagtttcaaagttgaagaaaaatctataATATCTAACATAAATTTTTCggaattgaatttcttttccaacGAATTATATTACGACCATTTTCCCATCCCCCCGCCGCTATGGTGGCCCCCTCCCCCCACGGGTTACAAATACCAGACAACAAGGGGAAAAATCCAACGCAAGTTGTTtcgggttgaaattttcatggtaggtgggtaccatcgaaagacttacgcgtggaaagtttcagaccccccccccccgacccTCCCTTTTTGGGAAacctccccttttctgaaattacaataacaataattttctcaaccccattttttcaatattttagtatgttgtagacATTCATAAGTGGTAtcctcataaaaattttcaaccccctcccctcatatttacccctcaaaatggcgttttttatgctttttattaatgaaaattggtACTGGTAGgcacaattttttgatgtatttttgacctttaaaTATCATATCATTCAGGAGGTTCGATTCTTATATGAAAACGACGCCGATATTATACAAGTAGCCGTATTTCaagaatagtgaaaattgaggggggttGAGGCCCTGGAGGTGCTGTATGAGTGTAAAACAATATCTGACGCAATATTTGTGCTCAGGGGGTTCGAATCATAAAAACAATACTAATATCACCGAAGaccgaagtaatttttttcaaaaatggtaaaatttgtggTGGGGGTCTGAGGGGTCTGGAGGGGGTTAGATgaatgtagcagaaaatctgacgtcatattcgtactcagcggtatcgaatcatgcgaaaacgacaccctactcattaatggttatttcccccaaaattctcattttcagaaaaggggaggtttctcaaaaagggaggggtcggggggtctgaaactttccacgcgtaagtctttcgatggtacccacctaccatgcaaatttcaacccgAAACAACTTGCGTTGGATTTTTCCCCTTGTTGTCTGGTATTTGTAAacgtagggggggggggggggtccaccATAGCGGCGGGGGGATGGGAAAATGGTCGTAATATAATtcgttggaaaataaattcaattctgaacaatttATGTTAGATATTAGatacagatttttcttcaactttgaaacttttcattaaaaatgtgaaaaacgtaaaattgatgttttctggAGGTGTATTTACGGaatttgagggggaagggttactccaaaacaaattttgatgagttcaaattgtagatctgatgtcaaggaacaatttttgttcaataattttttttgtacgacccatagattaggagatacacgaatttcaaatgttgggtgggtggaccctcggaaaagggggagggggaaaataggcatacaagctaaattGTTTTGTTCTAGAGTGTAGaacaagaatcaatcataaaattgcttttaacAAGAATTGCAAGCGGgagcttttttttgtgaaattgagacCTAACTCCTCGAATAGGGTTATGAGGATTTTACTCAATGTGGCCCCAAAAAATAtgcttatacctactcgtatcaattcactttcaaaatcaattAGATTCATTATGATCGCAGCTCATGATTATAACGAGTGTCGGCAAGCTATCCATCATTAAATTGTTGGTAAGTAGATGAGTAAATGTTCATTTCAAAGTTCATCTTCATGGAAAATGTCAACGAGTAAGTTACGAActagaatgaaaatttaatattacgAATGTAAGTACATGGGTTTAGGTACGTTGAGATATCGAAATCATGTATTTAAGTTTTGCAATAAACATTGTACTTAGATCTTGCTGTGACTGCAACATGTTTGATTTCAGTTCAgaatgtaggtaagtaggtacatacgagcAGTTTTGCCAATCACTTTTCTTTGAAATGTAACTCAAGTTCATTCCTGGCTGAACAATATGTTTTATGatttcctaaaaaatgaatcagtgaAGTCACCGCAAGATATAATGGGAGTTGATTAATGGTAATAATTATTAATACCAATTAGGTAATGGCCAACCTATACCTATTTCTTTTTCTATATTGGTACACGTGCACATCGAAATCGACACATAAGACAAGCTCACTTCGTTCGTTTAGAATTTTCACATTGATTTTCCAATGATATTTTATAGATTCAGGATACCATCTTGTGAAAGCATTATAATCGAAAGTAATGTTTCGTCCCACGTAAATAttctatattttaaaaaatgcaattaaacGTTGATTGGAGTTCTGTTTGAATTGCGATTTTTACTTCATCTAGTCATTAGCTCACGCaggtataagtaagtacatatattcgcattataggtaggtatatcaatACTTACTTTTCTAACTGGGCAACGAAATTTAGGTCTTAAGGCATCAGTCCAGTTAGACCAtaattgatttttccaattcaacATAGgacaaaaattatcgaaataccAGGTTTGAAAATCTTCACAATCGAATCCTTGATCGTTGCACCGATCAAAGTACACTAATGcctacaataaaaattaaaaaattgttgccgGTTGCAGTAGGTagtgttatttttcaagttacTTGAGCACTATGTAGATATGAGCTGAttatgattaggtaggtattgataCTTTTTTTATCTGTTTTGTTTCTTCGGTGACATTAAGAACCATGTTCAAGAAAGATCGCGGATATATGTAGGAAACGGTGATGttatcaaaattccattttaatcCAGTCATGTTGCAATTGCCGGCTCTCGT contains:
- the LOC135844845 gene encoding uncharacterized protein LOC135844845, which encodes MYCLIVDFILISIISIISVICQQTGLQSDVRITRAGNCNMTGLKWNFDNITVSYIYPRSFLNMVLNVTEETKQIKKALVYFDRCNDQGFDCEDFQTWYFDNFCPMLNWKNQLWSNWTDALRPKFRCPVRKNIYVGRNITFDYNAFTRWYPESIKYHWKINVKILNERSELVLCVDFDVHVYQYRKRNRKS